GGCCGTGCTCACCTATTTCAACCGACGACCCGATCTGGGCTACCCCGGGGAACCCTCCGTAGAACCGGAAACCGATGATACCCTTGAACAGCTCACCCTGGACCTCTTCCTCCGTGCGCGTGTGATTGATTTCGACGTTTCCTTCCGCCTGAACAACCTTATCGGGGCGGCGAAGAGCTACTCCACGGCCGGTCGGCTGACCGAGCCCATCGGCTTTTCCCTCACCCTGAGCTGGGTCTTATACGACTGACCCCGGGGGCATAATTGGCCAAACTTTACCTGATAAGCGACGCCGAGCTCGATCCGGAAGGGATGCTCGCCCTTTACGACGCCGCGATGCTCGAAGGGACGGGCGCGTTCCAGCTCCGGGTCAAGGACCAGGACGACGCGGCTTTCTTACGTCTGGCGGAGGAGTTCGTCGAGCGGTGCCGGAAGGCCGGCGTGCCATTCATCGTCAATGACCGACCCGACGTCGCCCTGCTGGTCGGCGCCGCCGGGGTGCACCTGGGCCAACGCGACCTGCCCGTGGGGCGGGTTCGAAGGCTGGTCGGTCACGGGATGCTCGTCGGCAGGACGGTACGCAACCCGACACAAGCCGGCTCCGCGGTGCAGGCCGGGGCGAGCTACGTCGCCCTGGGACCCTGTTTCGCCACACCGATAAAACCGGACCAGAGGCCGGTTGGCATCAGAATACTCCGTCAGACGGTGCAGACGACCGATGCGCCGGTCTGCGCCATCGGGGGGATAACGCCGGTCAACCTCAGAGAGGTTCTGGACGCGGGGCCGGCTTACGTGGCAATAGTGTCGGCGATTTCACGCTCGGACACCCCGTTACAGGTGAAGAATTTCCTCCTGGAAACGATGAAGCGGGACGAGAAACGTCAACAGAGATAAAACGATCGCCTCAGACGGCCGTAGAGCGACGATCTGGTTTTCAATAGGGGTTGGACACCCCGAAAACACCTGAAAAGTAGTCCCGAAAAGCCGGACCTTTTATTTAAGGAATCAC
Above is a genomic segment from bacterium containing:
- the thiE gene encoding thiamine phosphate synthase, whose product is MAKLYLISDAELDPEGMLALYDAAMLEGTGAFQLRVKDQDDAAFLRLAEEFVERCRKAGVPFIVNDRPDVALLVGAAGVHLGQRDLPVGRVRRLVGHGMLVGRTVRNPTQAGSAVQAGASYVALGPCFATPIKPDQRPVGIRILRQTVQTTDAPVCAIGGITPVNLREVLDAGPAYVAIVSAISRSDTPLQVKNFLLETMKRDEKRQQR